In Candidatus Defluviibacterium haderslevense, the following are encoded in one genomic region:
- a CDS encoding elongation factor Ts, translating to MSVTLSATDVKNLRDATGAGMMDCKAALTEAEGDFEKAIEVLRKRGQKLSIKRADRDAKEGAVIAMVNADKTKGIVIKLSSETDFVSKNEDFINNAKKIAEIALNTFPATLEDLKNQTFEGNVTIGDKTTDLVAAIGEKIEVANYERLEAPQVEFYIHMGNKAGVLIGLNKRGEEFTEAGRDAAMQVAAMKPVALDKDQVDSTVIAKEIEIGMEQARAEGKPEAMLEKIAMGKLERFYKDSTLLNQQFVKDGSHTISSYLKSKDKDLTITGFKHVMLG from the coding sequence ATGAGTGTTACATTATCTGCTACAGATGTAAAAAACCTTAGAGACGCTACAGGTGCAGGCATGATGGATTGTAAAGCAGCATTAACAGAAGCTGAAGGCGATTTTGAAAAAGCCATAGAAGTATTGCGCAAGAGAGGACAGAAATTATCCATAAAAAGAGCTGATCGCGATGCCAAAGAAGGTGCTGTTATCGCTATGGTTAATGCCGACAAAACAAAAGGTATCGTTATCAAACTTTCTTCAGAAACAGATTTTGTTTCTAAGAATGAAGATTTTATCAATAACGCTAAAAAAATCGCTGAAATAGCATTGAATACATTCCCTGCTACTTTGGAAGATCTTAAAAATCAAACATTCGAAGGGAATGTAACCATCGGAGATAAAACCACCGATTTAGTTGCTGCCATCGGAGAGAAAATAGAAGTAGCTAACTATGAAAGATTAGAAGCCCCTCAGGTGGAATTCTATATTCATATGGGCAATAAAGCCGGTGTATTGATAGGCTTGAATAAACGTGGAGAAGAATTCACAGAAGCTGGTCGAGATGCTGCTATGCAAGTAGCTGCAATGAAACCTGTAGCTTTAGATAAAGATCAAGTAGATTCTACTGTTATTGCTAAGGAGATCGAAATCGGAATGGAACAAGCACGAGCTGAAGGTAAACCTGAAGCTATGTTGGAAAAAATTGCAATGGGTAAATTAGAGCGTTTCTACAAAGACAGCACTTTATTGAATCAGCAGTTTGTAAAAGACGGAAGTCACACGATTAGTAGTTATCTAAAATCGAAGGATAAAGATTTAACCATAACAGGGTTCAAACACGTTATGTTAGGATAA
- a CDS encoding UMP kinase, producing MLKFKRILLKLSGESLMGEQQFGIDPEMLVNYANQIKNIVAEGIEVAVVIGGGNIFRGMNGKNSSIERVQGDYMGMLATVINGMALQSALESAGVFTRLISAIEMRQIAEPYIRRRAIRHLEKGRVLIFSAGTGNPYFTTDSAAALRASEINADAILKGTRVEGIYDHDPEKNPNAKKFDVLSFDQVIGMDLKVMDMTAFTICKENNIPIIVFNINDESNLIGIIQGKKIGTVVS from the coding sequence ATGCTTAAATTCAAACGTATCTTATTAAAACTTAGCGGTGAATCGTTGATGGGTGAACAACAATTTGGAATAGATCCTGAGATGCTCGTCAATTATGCCAATCAAATAAAAAATATCGTCGCAGAAGGTATTGAAGTAGCAGTAGTCATCGGAGGTGGAAATATTTTTCGAGGGATGAATGGTAAGAATTCCAGTATCGAAAGAGTACAAGGTGATTATATGGGGATGCTAGCTACCGTGATCAATGGCATGGCATTACAAAGTGCATTGGAATCAGCAGGAGTATTCACCCGACTCATTTCAGCTATAGAAATGCGCCAGATCGCAGAACCCTACATCAGACGCAGAGCGATACGCCATTTAGAAAAAGGACGGGTTCTGATTTTTTCTGCAGGAACCGGAAATCCATATTTTACGACAGATTCCGCTGCCGCTCTTCGCGCCAGTGAAATTAATGCGGATGCTATACTCAAAGGAACCCGTGTGGAAGGCATTTATGATCACGATCCCGAGAAAAATCCCAATGCTAAAAAATTCGATGTGCTGAGTTTTGATCAAGTCATCGGAATGGATCTCAAAGTTATGGACATGACTGCATTCACTATATGTAAAGAAAATAATATCCCTATCATTGTATTCAATATTAATGATGAATCGAATCTGATCGGAATCATTCAGGGTAAAAAAATAGGAACCGTAGTGTCATAA
- a CDS encoding DUF1761 domain-containing protein: MGHLNWLAIIIASLSAFVVGYFWYGPALFGKTWQRENGLSDETLKQSNMAQVYGSALGLTFMFCVLLSLNMITSDKSGMADGIKHGIYIGAGFVGTSIGINYLFARKSFRLFLIDAGYFVVTAAIMGAIIGSWGY, translated from the coding sequence ATGGGACATTTGAATTGGTTGGCCATCATTATCGCATCGTTATCAGCATTTGTTGTGGGTTATTTCTGGTATGGTCCAGCTCTGTTTGGAAAAACCTGGCAACGTGAAAATGGGCTTAGTGATGAAACCCTAAAGCAATCCAACATGGCTCAAGTATATGGTTCTGCATTGGGTCTTACATTTATGTTTTGTGTTTTATTATCCCTTAATATGATCACTTCCGATAAATCCGGTATGGCAGATGGTATAAAACATGGGATATATATCGGTGCTGGATTCGTAGGCACTAGCATTGGGATCAATTATTTATTTGCGCGAAAATCGTTCCGGTTATTTCTTATCGATGCCGGTTATTTTGTGGTGACGGCGGCGATTATGGGGGCGATTATAGGGTCGTGGGGGTATTAA